The DNA sequence GGGCATCACCGGCACCGGCACGCCGACCCGGCGGAGCGCCTGAACGGCGTCGCAGGCGAGGCGGCCGAGCTCGGCCCGGACCGCCGCCTCCACATCCTGCTGACTCGTCACTCAGCCCACTCCCGTCTCGATGTCGTCCAGTCGCACCGGCTGCGCGCCGGCGCAGGCCTCGCACAGCGAGCCCGGCTCGCCGACGTGCGGCCGGTAGCAGCCCGCGCAGGACACCAGTTCGTCCAGCACCGGCGGCCGGGCCGGCCGAGGCCCGGCGGTCGCCTGCGGTGGGTCCGGGACCGGTTCGCCGGCGAGCGCCCGCCGCACCAGCGCGGCACCACGGTGGGCACGCTCGGCGGCCTCGGCCGGTGTCCGGGCCCGCCGGGCGGCCAAGTCCTGCTGCACACGCCGGAGGTCGCGGTTACGCACCGCCGCCTCCGGTCAGGTGGTAGCGGCCGTGCCAGGAGTACCGGCCCTTGCTGATGAGCTGCGGATCGACCGGTGCTGGCTTGCCAGCCTTGGTGGTCGGCACGACGAGGAGGCCGATCAGCCCTAGGTGGTCGCGGACCCTGATGAGGTGGTCCCACGTGCTGTGCACCCAGACCTCAGTCCCCAGCTCCTGTCGCGCGGGCTTGGTCGGGTCACCCATCGGTCACCTGCGTCAGCAGGATCTGCGCGACCCGGGCAGCGCGGTCACACGCCGTCGCCCAGCGCCACGCGTGGCCGGTGACGGTGTGCTCGTCGCCGGACGGAGTGATCACCGTGGCGTGCCACCGCCAGCGCCGGCCGAGCCAACCCGCGCGCTCGACGCCCGTCGACGCCACGGCGGCCGCCGGCGACGCTGGCGCCGGTTCGGCGACGGCCGGCCGGGCCACCGGCTTGACGGGGGCGGGCCGGACCGGTGCCGGCGTCCGGAGGGCGGGCCGCCGGGCCTGGCCGAGTGACCTGCGGACGTCGTCCGGGTAGACGGCCTGACCCGGCCGGGCAGCCATCGCGGCCCGGTACGCCGTCTCGAACTCGTCATCCTCAATCGGCATCTCGTTCTCCCAAGATCGCGGCGTCCCGAGCCGCCGCAGCGGCGGCGAGGACCGGGGACACCGGGGTGGTTGGCAGGGTGATCGGGTGGTGCGCGTCGCCCGGCTCGCCGAGCAGCCCGCACACGACACAGACCCGGCGGCCACGGTGGTCCGCCGGCAGATCTCGTGTGGCCTGGTGGAGGTGCGGCGGTACCCGCGACCGGGCCGGGGTGCGGCGGGTCACCGGGATGCCTCCTCGATGACGCCGGCCGGGTCGACGAGCGTTGGTCCGTCGTGGCCGGCGTCGCGGCCGCCACGCACCCGCACCGGGTCGGGGAGCACCGAGGCGGCCGCCGCCTGTTCCTGGCGGCGGGCCTCGGCCCGCCGGCGCCGCCAGCACAGCGATCCGACCCGACGCGCCCGCGCTTTGGGGTCGGTGAGCGGCGTCGCGCAGTCCAGGCACAGCACCGGAGGCAGGTCCGGCCGGGCCGGCGGGCGCGCGGTCACGCCAGTCCCTGGGCTCTGAGCCGCAGCATCCGGTCCGCCTCGGCCGTCAGCAGGGCGGCGGCACGCACGAGGTCGGCGACGCGGTCACCGTGCTCCGGATAGCCATCGACGTACGGCCAGTCGAGCCAGGTCGACTCCGGATCGGCCCACCAGCACGCCATCTGCCACAGCTGGCCGGACGTGCGCTGGTCATCGTGGACGGCGTCGTACCGCTTGCGTTCGATCTGCCGGAGCCGTTCCTCCGCGACGCGCAGCAGGGCCGGCGACTGGCAGGACCGGGGCGCGGCCTCCGGCACCATCCGGGCCCGCAGCACATCGCGGACCCGACCAGCGGCGGCGACCGCCCGCGACCAGCGGCTCTCACCCGCTGCTGCGGCGTCCGCCGACTCGATCGCGGCCGCCAGGTCGACCAGCAACTCCGGTGACTCGAGCGCCGTCCGGGTCTCCGGCGGCACCCGCCACAGCGCCGGCTGGGTCTGCCCGGTCACTGGCTGACTCCCCGAACCGGTGAGGCGGCCATCCGGCGCAGCGTGTCGACGATCCAGTCGACTTCCTCCACCGGGCCGCCCGGCGGCCGCGACTGGTCGACCACGCCGGCCGACCCGATGTGTCCGCACCACTGGCTGTACTGGTGGCTCATCGCCCGCAGACGCGGCAGGTAGATCAGCCGCGTCCCCGGCCGGGGTGGCTGGACTCCGGCGTCCCGCAGGTCCCAGTCCAGGGCGGAGACCTCCCACTCCGACCAGGCCACGACCCGCCGACCGGTCACCCAGGCCGCCACGCCCGGCGCGGCGGCCTCGACGAGCCGGCCGCCGGCCGGCAGGTCCCGCTTGCG is a window from the Solwaraspora sp. WMMD792 genome containing:
- a CDS encoding DUF6011 domain-containing protein gives rise to the protein MTARPPARPDLPPVLCLDCATPLTDPKARARRVGSLCWRRRRAEARRQEQAAAASVLPDPVRVRGGRDAGHDGPTLVDPAGVIEEASR